A genome region from Labilibaculum antarcticum includes the following:
- the nagB gene encoding glucosamine-6-phosphate deaminase yields MENQILQFREELDEAKLYYQPSDEFDRTVKTRYEKMRADIFSTAEKAAKWVAGEIANEIKQKQKLGEKCVLGLATGATPLGVYSELIRLHKEEDLSFRNVITFNLDEYYPMLKLSAQSYNHYMNDVLFNHIDIPKNQIYVPDGEVSKVTITGYCKEYEKLIDSFGGLDFQILGIGRTGHIGFNEPGSQLDSITRLIMLDSLTRRDAAKDFNGLGNVPKAAITMGVGTIFKARRVILMAWGDGKATIVKKALEESQCDAVPASYLQRHPNVKFVLDVPASSELSRVKNPWLVGSVEWDRYWIRKAAVWLCNKLQKPILKLTNRDYNDNGLSELLALYGSAYEVNIKVFNDLQHTITGWPGGKPNADDSHRPERAEPAIKKVLVFSPHPDDDVISMGGTLKRLVDQNHEVHIGYQTSGNIAVADDEAVRYLSFVKSFSRTHDTNEGNLQCVIDDIQKFLLENKKPGGIDTVEVRNMKALIRRGEAKAACRFVGVRSKNLHFLDLPFYETGAVKKNPLGEEDVRILVNLLRKIQPHQIFAAGDWSDPHGTHRVCWEGIYQALKIVKDEEWMKDCYVWLYRGAWQEWDLDEIQMAVPVSPEELQHKRNAILRHQSQMESAPFLGNDSRLFWQRSEERNRATADLFNKLGLAEYEAIEAFVRFIV; encoded by the coding sequence ATGGAGAATCAGATACTACAATTTAGAGAAGAACTTGATGAAGCCAAGTTGTATTACCAACCTTCAGATGAGTTCGACAGAACTGTGAAAACCCGGTATGAGAAAATGCGGGCAGATATTTTTTCGACTGCAGAAAAAGCGGCCAAGTGGGTCGCTGGTGAAATTGCAAATGAAATTAAGCAAAAACAAAAGCTTGGCGAAAAGTGTGTTTTAGGATTGGCTACTGGTGCAACTCCGTTGGGGGTGTATTCCGAATTGATTCGTCTGCATAAGGAGGAAGATTTATCATTCCGAAATGTGATTACTTTTAATTTGGATGAGTATTATCCCATGTTGAAATTGAGCGCACAAAGCTACAATCATTACATGAACGATGTTCTCTTTAATCATATTGATATTCCTAAAAATCAAATATATGTACCTGATGGTGAGGTGAGCAAGGTTACAATTACCGGATACTGCAAAGAATATGAAAAGCTGATTGATTCTTTTGGGGGATTGGATTTTCAAATACTTGGAATTGGTCGTACGGGTCATATTGGGTTTAATGAACCTGGTTCACAATTAGATTCAATAACCCGGTTGATTATGCTCGATTCATTGACCAGACGAGATGCAGCCAAAGATTTTAATGGATTAGGTAATGTGCCTAAAGCGGCCATAACAATGGGTGTTGGAACCATATTTAAAGCCAGACGGGTTATTTTGATGGCTTGGGGTGATGGAAAAGCAACCATTGTTAAAAAGGCATTGGAAGAAAGTCAATGCGATGCGGTGCCAGCTAGCTATTTACAACGACATCCCAATGTGAAGTTCGTTTTGGATGTACCGGCTTCAAGCGAATTGTCCAGAGTGAAGAATCCTTGGTTGGTTGGCAGTGTTGAGTGGGATCGTTATTGGATTCGAAAAGCTGCTGTTTGGTTGTGTAATAAATTGCAAAAACCAATATTGAAGCTGACCAACCGCGATTATAATGACAATGGCTTAAGCGAATTGCTTGCTTTGTATGGTTCTGCTTACGAGGTTAATATTAAGGTATTTAATGATTTGCAACATACCATTACTGGTTGGCCGGGCGGTAAGCCTAATGCTGATGATTCTCATCGTCCTGAAAGGGCAGAGCCTGCCATTAAAAAAGTTTTGGTTTTTAGTCCTCACCCTGATGATGATGTGATTTCCATGGGGGGAACTTTGAAACGATTGGTGGATCAGAATCATGAAGTTCATATCGGCTATCAAACATCAGGAAATATTGCAGTTGCTGATGATGAGGCGGTGAGATATCTTTCTTTTGTGAAAAGTTTTTCACGAACTCATGATACCAACGAGGGAAATCTTCAATGTGTAATCGACGATATTCAAAAGTTTTTGTTGGAAAATAAAAAACCGGGTGGAATAGATACAGTTGAAGTACGCAATATGAAAGCCTTAATCAGAAGAGGAGAGGCAAAAGCCGCTTGTCGATTTGTTGGCGTTCGATCAAAGAACCTTCACTTTTTGGACCTCCCTTTTTATGAAACGGGTGCTGTTAAGAAAAATCCACTGGGTGAAGAAGATGTTCGGATTCTTGTGAATTTGCTTCGAAAAATACAACCACATCAGATATTTGCTGCAGGTGATTGGTCCGACCCTCATGGAACGCATCGCGTATGTTGGGAAGGGATTTATCAGGCGCTGAAAATTGTGAAGGATGAGGAATGGATGAAAGATTGCTATGTGTGGTTGTATCGTGGTGCATGGCAGGAATGGGACTTGGATGAAATTCAAATGGCGGTGCCTGTTAGCCCTGAGGAATTGCAACACAAACGAAATGCAATACTGCGTCATCAATCGCAAATGGAGAGTGCTCCATTTTTGGGGAATGATTCGAGATTATTCTGGCAAAGATCAGAAGAAAGGAATAGGGCT